A section of the Prochlorococcus sp. MIT 1341 genome encodes:
- the ftsH gene encoding ATP-dependent zinc metalloprotease FtsH, with amino-acid sequence MDKAIATAFSISRKVKQGLSYSDLLKEIRNGNIVSIELTPSRREVLVKFADGSKNKYAVLPNDQNILRAAQESGTPLSVSNIRQQEALAGVLGNVGIILMIIFALSFLLRRSANIANKAMGFGQSKSTIKPLDELQIHFEDVEGVEEAKEELREIVTFLKQPENYTKLGARIPKGFLLVGPPGTGKTLLAKAIAGEAGVPFFTISASEFVELFVGVGASRVRDLFKKAKEKAPCLIFIDEIDSVGRQRGAGIGGGNDEREQTLNQLLTEMDGFGDNSGIIIIAATNRSDILDSALMRPGRFDRRIEIGLPDRKSREKILSVHARTRPLSENVLMEEWALKTPGFSGADLANLINEAAIYTARNNDKKITNKYLEMAFERITLGLQKSPLLDNSKKRLIAYHEIGHALVATLIKGCDQVDKISILPIAGGMGGVTRFIPDEERMDSGLVTKSYLLNSLIISLGGRAAEILVFGSNEITQGASGDLERVGELARAMVTRFGFSSLGPIALESDNSQVFLGRDLINKRSEYAESTGREIDKQVRIIASMSLEKAIKILEPHRDTMDRLVDALINEEILDRVRFMELANITNV; translated from the coding sequence ATGGACAAAGCTATAGCCACCGCATTCTCAATAAGTAGGAAAGTCAAACAAGGGCTCAGCTACAGTGACCTTTTAAAGGAAATTCGAAATGGGAATATTGTTTCAATAGAGCTTACCCCTTCCAGAAGAGAGGTCTTGGTTAAGTTTGCAGATGGATCTAAAAACAAATATGCGGTGCTTCCCAATGATCAAAATATTCTACGAGCAGCCCAAGAGTCAGGGACCCCCCTTTCAGTTTCAAACATAAGACAACAAGAAGCCTTAGCAGGTGTACTTGGAAATGTTGGAATAATTCTAATGATTATATTTGCTCTAAGTTTCTTACTTCGACGCTCTGCAAATATTGCTAATAAAGCAATGGGTTTTGGTCAGAGTAAATCAACTATTAAACCACTAGATGAATTACAAATTCATTTTGAGGATGTTGAAGGAGTAGAAGAAGCTAAAGAAGAATTGAGGGAAATAGTGACATTCCTTAAACAACCGGAAAACTATACCAAACTTGGGGCAAGGATCCCTAAAGGGTTCCTACTTGTAGGTCCACCAGGTACAGGAAAAACACTCTTAGCCAAAGCTATAGCTGGGGAAGCAGGAGTACCCTTTTTTACCATTTCTGCTTCAGAATTTGTAGAGCTGTTTGTTGGAGTTGGAGCAAGTCGTGTGAGAGATCTTTTCAAGAAAGCCAAGGAAAAAGCACCATGTCTCATATTCATAGATGAGATTGATTCTGTTGGTAGACAACGGGGTGCAGGAATAGGGGGCGGAAACGATGAAAGAGAGCAAACATTGAATCAACTCCTAACCGAAATGGATGGTTTTGGAGATAATTCGGGAATAATTATAATTGCAGCAACTAACAGATCAGACATTCTTGACTCTGCTCTTATGAGGCCTGGTAGGTTTGATCGAAGAATTGAAATTGGCCTACCAGATAGAAAAAGCCGAGAGAAGATATTGTCAGTTCATGCGAGAACACGACCTTTAAGTGAAAATGTTTTGATGGAGGAGTGGGCACTAAAAACACCAGGTTTTTCAGGAGCAGACTTGGCCAATTTAATAAATGAGGCTGCAATATATACTGCAAGAAATAATGATAAAAAAATTACAAATAAATATCTTGAAATGGCCTTTGAACGAATCACATTAGGCTTACAGAAGTCTCCACTTTTGGATAACTCTAAGAAGAGATTGATTGCCTATCATGAGATTGGTCATGCATTAGTTGCTACACTGATCAAAGGATGTGATCAGGTGGATAAGATCTCAATTCTACCAATTGCTGGAGGAATGGGGGGCGTCACAAGATTTATTCCAGATGAAGAAAGAATGGACTCAGGGTTGGTTACTAAAAGCTATCTGCTTAACTCGCTAATTATTTCGTTGGGAGGTAGAGCGGCTGAAATACTAGTCTTTGGATCAAATGAGATAACCCAGGGTGCTAGTGGGGATCTGGAAAGAGTTGGCGAACTTGCTAGAGCTATGGTTACACGTTTTGGATTCTCGAGTCTGGGTCCAATAGCTTTAGAATCTGATAATTCTCAGGTTTTCTTAGGAAGAGACTTAATTAATAAAAGATCAGAGTATGCAGAATCTACGGGTAGGGAAATCGATAAACAAGTCAGGATTATTGCTTCTATGTCATTGGAAAAGGCAATTAAAATACTTGAACCACATAGAGACACCATGGATAGATTGGTTGATGCTTTAATAAATGAAGAGATATTGGACAGAGTAAGATTTATGGAATTAGCAAACATTACTAATGTTTAA
- a CDS encoding peroxiredoxin encodes MTSNDCLRVGQPAPDFTATAVIDQEFKDISLSKYRGKYVVLFFYPLDFTFVCPTEITAFSDRYSEFANKNTEVLAVSVDSKFSHLAWIQTPRNEGGIGDISYPLVSDLKKEICSAYNVLNEDGEADRGLFIINPQGIIMHSTVNKAPVGRNVDETLRVLQAYQYVEAHPSEVCPANWTPGDKTMLEDPKGSKEYFSTL; translated from the coding sequence ATGACCAGCAACGATTGTTTACGTGTAGGGCAACCAGCACCTGACTTTACTGCAACAGCTGTAATTGATCAGGAGTTTAAGGATATAAGTTTATCCAAATATAGAGGTAAGTACGTCGTACTTTTCTTTTATCCACTTGACTTTACCTTTGTTTGCCCTACTGAGATTACTGCCTTCAGTGATAGATACTCTGAATTTGCTAACAAGAATACAGAGGTCTTAGCAGTTTCAGTTGATAGTAAGTTCAGCCATTTAGCTTGGATTCAAACTCCTCGCAATGAAGGTGGAATTGGTGACATTTCCTACCCACTAGTGTCCGACTTGAAAAAAGAAATTTGCTCAGCATATAACGTCCTCAATGAGGATGGTGAAGCTGACAGAGGTTTATTTATTATTAACCCTCAAGGCATAATTATGCACAGTACTGTTAATAAAGCGCCCGTAGGTCGAAATGTAGATGAAACTTTAAGGGTGTTACAGGCTTATCAATATGTTGAAGCTCACCCAAGTGAAGTATGCCCCGCGAATTGGACACCAGGTGATAAAACAATGTTAGAAGATCCTAAAGGTAGTAAGGAATACTTCTCTACATTATAG
- a CDS encoding bifunctional adenosylcobinamide kinase/adenosylcobinamide-phosphate guanylyltransferase has translation MVTKKIYPTLDQGITFVSGPTNSGKSLFAETIARQFTRVLYIATLSDEFIDNDMLKRIHVHQQRRPKGWAFLNSNQDPFISLHQVSQYELLLIDSLGGFVTSNLMLPSSEWNNKVVHFKNLLAIQDKRIILVSEEIGWGLVPTTESGSIFTERMGQLTQYFSTIAASSWLVINSTAINISEIGTPI, from the coding sequence ATGGTTACCAAAAAGATTTATCCTACATTAGACCAAGGAATAACCTTTGTAAGTGGACCTACAAATAGTGGTAAAAGTCTTTTCGCAGAGACTATTGCAAGACAATTTACGCGAGTTCTTTATATTGCTACCCTCTCTGATGAATTTATTGATAATGATATGCTCAAACGTATTCATGTCCATCAACAAAGAAGGCCAAAAGGTTGGGCCTTTTTGAACTCTAACCAAGATCCTTTTATATCCCTACATCAGGTTTCACAATATGAACTACTCCTAATTGATTCACTAGGTGGATTTGTTACCTCTAATCTGATGTTACCCAGTTCTGAATGGAACAATAAAGTAGTTCACTTTAAAAACTTACTTGCCATACAAGATAAAAGGATAATTCTTGTTTCCGAGGAAATTGGCTGGGGCCTTGTTCCAACAACAGAGTCAGGTTCTATCTTTACAGAACGTATGGGACAACTTACGCAATACTTTTCTACAATAGCCGCCTCTTCCTGGCTTGTTATAAATAGCACAGCAATTAATATTTCGGAAATAGGAACTCCAATCTAA
- a CDS encoding UPF0182 family protein encodes MTKLTALTANFLSKPKVLALGAGLIVILYVLMRLHVESIWFSQFSYSEVIYKRWLLQAIGFAGSSFLVIAGRLWQKKWFKRLKLDYDQNNKNKIKGIKYTLFLTSTFLVTLLIIGLLGMVSWTALNQPFKLSEIHTLIRPSNIEYIILTAVLSYTSYLLLLKRGGYKIVFLLGGLFFSLIVSRAWGIWAIAFTIPSGNIVEPVFGSNINFSLAIYPAIQLILFLMFSIHTLLVSTSIWAKLSYGSAFSDWMCNDFAYSQKKYIKPMGSISLVYIAAFLWLSRYNFLWIQHDARSGASWLDIHQNIPLRTSASLLVIVGAVLVAIPLSNKRLSKLSIFSLVLALFTLISESLLSPIVNWIVVRPRELTLESPYILRSINSTRKAFQLDSIKTELISPNQKLTKDDLKKGSSTLKNIRLWDSQPLLATNKQLQQLRVYYRFSSASVDRYQLRPGTNERQQVIVAARELDQESLPESSRTWLNKHFVFTHGYGFTLSPVNTKAIDGLPDYFISDLGSSRRIEGSPQLGITSEDVEKTVPINRAALYFGTYKSPYAIAPTEIEEFDFPEGDQNIYNHYKGEAGISLNNILNRISASLYLAEPRLLTTGVIKNDSKLIIRREVRQRVNAIAPFLTTLGEPYMVSVKINNDDTEYATNQNQYWIVEGFTKSTRYPYAEAAPGNGEVRYIRNSVKVIIDAYNGKVNFYISEPNDPIILAWRKVFPTLFQSIEDMPKSIRDHLKVPTELFEIQVSQLLKYHVTDPRTFYNGDDVWQVPMELYGEKQIPVEPYHISAQLKQTNETEFLLLQPLSPLSRPNLSAWLAARSDGDNYGQLVLLRFPSQTTIYGPEQIQALINQDPDISQQFSLWDRAGSQVIQGNLLVLPLGNSLLYVEPVYLKASQGGLPTLTRVVVSDGKKIIMAENLLEGVKSLVEEN; translated from the coding sequence TTGACTAAATTAACTGCATTAACGGCAAATTTTCTTTCTAAACCAAAAGTTCTGGCATTGGGTGCTGGATTAATAGTCATATTATACGTTTTAATGAGACTACATGTAGAGTCAATTTGGTTTTCACAGTTTTCATATTCTGAGGTCATTTATAAGAGATGGCTATTGCAAGCAATAGGATTTGCAGGCTCTAGTTTCCTGGTAATAGCTGGAAGACTATGGCAAAAGAAATGGTTTAAGCGATTAAAGCTCGATTACGACCAAAATAACAAAAACAAGATTAAAGGTATCAAGTACACATTATTTTTGACTTCAACATTCCTAGTAACCCTATTAATAATCGGATTACTAGGAATGGTTTCATGGACAGCCTTGAACCAACCATTTAAACTATCCGAGATACATACTCTTATTAGACCATCTAATATAGAATATATTATTCTTACCGCTGTACTGTCTTATACCAGTTATTTACTTCTGCTAAAGAGAGGTGGATATAAAATAGTGTTTTTATTGGGGGGATTATTCTTTTCGTTAATAGTATCAAGAGCATGGGGTATATGGGCAATTGCCTTTACAATACCCTCTGGAAATATAGTAGAACCAGTATTCGGATCAAATATTAACTTTTCGTTAGCAATTTACCCTGCCATTCAATTAATTCTGTTCTTAATGTTTAGTATTCATACACTTTTAGTAAGTACATCTATATGGGCAAAATTATCGTATGGAAGTGCATTTTCAGATTGGATGTGCAATGATTTTGCTTACAGTCAGAAGAAATATATTAAACCTATGGGCTCAATTTCGCTGGTTTACATAGCCGCTTTTCTGTGGTTATCACGTTATAATTTTTTATGGATTCAACATGACGCTCGCTCGGGTGCCTCATGGTTAGACATACACCAAAACATACCATTAAGGACAAGTGCTTCTTTACTAGTAATAGTTGGTGCAGTATTAGTTGCTATACCATTAAGTAATAAACGTTTAAGTAAGTTATCAATATTTAGCCTTGTTTTGGCCTTGTTTACTCTTATATCTGAATCCTTATTATCTCCAATAGTTAATTGGATTGTAGTTCGTCCGAGGGAGCTTACTCTTGAATCACCATACATACTTAGATCCATTAACTCTACACGGAAGGCTTTTCAGTTAGACTCAATCAAGACAGAATTAATAAGCCCAAACCAAAAACTTACTAAGGATGATTTAAAAAAAGGCAGTAGCACGCTAAAGAATATACGGCTTTGGGATAGTCAGCCACTGTTGGCAACCAATAAACAGCTTCAACAGCTAAGAGTTTATTACAGATTCTCCAGCGCTTCTGTCGATAGGTATCAACTAAGGCCAGGTACAAATGAAAGGCAACAAGTTATAGTGGCTGCTAGAGAGCTTGATCAGGAGTCATTACCTGAAAGCTCGAGAACATGGCTGAACAAACATTTTGTATTTACTCATGGCTATGGTTTCACACTTAGTCCTGTCAATACAAAGGCGATTGACGGTTTACCAGATTACTTTATTAGTGATTTAGGATCTTCACGACGAATAGAGGGAAGCCCTCAGCTTGGTATTACAAGCGAAGACGTAGAAAAAACTGTCCCTATAAATCGTGCTGCTTTATATTTTGGAACATACAAATCTCCTTATGCAATTGCTCCTACAGAAATTGAGGAGTTTGATTTCCCTGAAGGAGATCAGAATATCTATAATCACTATAAGGGGGAAGCTGGAATTTCATTAAATAATATTCTTAATAGAATCTCAGCATCGTTATACCTAGCCGAGCCAAGGCTTCTTACAACTGGCGTAATTAAAAATGATTCTAAATTAATTATACGAAGAGAAGTCCGTCAAAGGGTTAATGCGATCGCTCCATTCTTAACAACACTTGGAGAACCATATATGGTTTCAGTAAAGATAAATAATGACGATACTGAATATGCAACTAATCAAAACCAGTATTGGATTGTAGAAGGATTTACTAAATCAACAAGATATCCATATGCCGAAGCAGCTCCTGGCAACGGGGAAGTTCGTTACATCAGAAATTCGGTGAAAGTGATTATTGACGCCTATAACGGTAAGGTTAATTTTTATATTAGTGAGCCTAATGACCCAATAATTTTAGCCTGGAGAAAAGTTTTTCCAACACTTTTTCAATCCATAGAAGATATGCCAAAATCTATCAGGGATCATTTGAAGGTTCCAACAGAGTTATTTGAAATTCAGGTCAGCCAGTTACTTAAATACCATGTAACAGACCCTAGAACCTTTTATAACGGGGATGATGTATGGCAAGTCCCAATGGAACTATATGGGGAGAAGCAAATTCCGGTTGAGCCATATCATATTTCCGCACAATTAAAACAGACAAATGAAACAGAATTTCTACTATTACAACCCCTTTCACCACTTTCTAGACCCAACTTGTCTGCTTGGCTTGCTGCCCGAAGTGATGGCGACAACTACGGACAACTTGTTTTACTCCGCTTTCCAAGTCAAACCACAATTTATGGCCCTGAACAAATACAAGCACTAATTAATCAAGACCCTGATATTAGCCAACAATTCAGTCTATGGGATCGAGCAGGATCTCAGGTTATACAGGGGAATTTATTGGTTTTACCTTTAGGAAACTCCTTGTTATATGTTGAACCAGTTTATTTAAAGGCGAGTCAGGGTGGTTTGCCAACACTAACAAGAGTAGTCGTTAGCGATGGTAAGAAGATAATAATGGCAGAGAATCTACTTGAAGGTGTTAAATCCTTGGTAGAAGAAAATTAA
- a CDS encoding HAD-IA family hydrolase: MEEITTVFWDLDGTIAETEMDGHRVAFNMAFSHIGLDWHWDRIIYSKLLLVAGGKNRIRKYLEDTNYSLKEHEIVKIHLLKQQFYVEVIKKDPPKLRIGVERILREIECKKIKQYIVTTSSQTAITAFLNAAFPQQNIPFSGWISGDDVIKHKPNPEAYIKAIELFSCVPEEILVIEDSPAGYFATQSANLKCLITLPEWWQGNVDVFERAVAIVTNLGDDDVKTEVVKGNVCKQGKITFEYFLDL, from the coding sequence ATGGAGGAAATTACTACTGTTTTTTGGGATCTAGATGGAACCATAGCTGAAACAGAGATGGATGGACACCGAGTTGCCTTTAATATGGCCTTTTCACATATTGGGCTCGATTGGCATTGGGATAGGATTATTTATTCTAAGCTTTTACTGGTTGCAGGGGGGAAAAATAGAATTAGAAAATACTTAGAAGATACGAATTATTCCCTTAAGGAGCATGAAATAGTAAAAATCCATTTACTAAAACAGCAATTTTATGTAGAAGTTATCAAAAAGGATCCTCCTAAACTAAGAATCGGCGTAGAGAGAATATTACGAGAGATAGAATGCAAAAAGATCAAACAATATATCGTCACTACGAGTTCTCAGACAGCAATAACTGCATTTCTCAATGCCGCATTTCCACAGCAAAATATCCCTTTTTCTGGTTGGATTTCTGGCGATGATGTCATAAAACATAAACCTAATCCTGAAGCTTACATAAAAGCAATTGAATTATTTAGTTGTGTACCTGAAGAAATACTTGTAATCGAAGACTCTCCAGCCGGTTATTTTGCAACCCAATCAGCTAACCTAAAATGTCTGATTACCCTCCCCGAATGGTGGCAAGGAAATGTAGATGTTTTTGAACGAGCTGTTGCTATCGTTACTAACCTGGGTGATGATGATGTAAAAACAGAGGTCGTTAAGGGTAATGTATGTAAGCAGGGAAAAATTACGTTTGAGTATTTTCTAGATTTATAA
- the recJ gene encoding single-stranded-DNA-specific exonuclease RecJ encodes MRLNNINNNWILPNFVSVTKFTKLNIPDPLKAVLARRGINSNEEAKRFLFPPSPPNPKEHFPDLSIATERLEQACRSGEKIAICGDYDADGMTSATLLIQAITSLGGNPTALIPSRQEEGYGLNINMVSKLAKDGFRLLITVDNGVNAKEAISLAKEHKIEVIITDHHTIIDGLEDVFALLHPSTTPNNSPYRQLAGVGLAYILAITLGEKMNRPDINNKSLDLFCIGTIGDMAEITGVNRFLLYHGLKNFMHTKCLGLSLLLKLSGVKHHELISDAIGFKIAPRINSVGRLGDPRLVIELFTEEDSNKAITLARECDQLNRQRRDLCSSIELEAIALLEADADKIPSFILIAQRHWHIGVIGIVASRISDKYNRPTAILGGDINGNFRGSVRSPLEEFSVDKALERCSPYLISGGGHPAAGGFTVKPQNISILQSQLNSIASNLSITFTKEIKPEAYLSFSQIDMNLWNEIKRLEPFGNGNRHPLFWSRKCKVTNSKVINGGHLKIDLTQDNKNLHSIYWGQDSNKNLPEIIDICYRINLNNYLDKNELQLEIKALRNFQRLIPICYGKNTYSCYIEDDNIVVIRNQLGQEIRATVNRGGDLIYDQKWKNHKYIERIIEDASVACGLVL; translated from the coding sequence ATGAGATTAAATAATATAAATAACAACTGGATTCTGCCAAATTTTGTCTCAGTAACAAAATTCACAAAGTTAAATATCCCTGATCCGTTAAAGGCAGTTTTAGCAAGGCGAGGAATTAATTCAAATGAGGAAGCCAAACGTTTCTTATTTCCACCATCACCTCCAAACCCTAAAGAGCACTTTCCAGATCTTTCAATAGCAACTGAACGACTTGAACAGGCATGTCGATCAGGAGAAAAAATAGCCATTTGTGGAGATTACGACGCAGACGGAATGACTAGCGCAACTCTTTTGATCCAAGCCATCACTTCTCTAGGAGGTAATCCAACTGCGCTCATCCCAAGTAGGCAGGAAGAAGGTTATGGATTAAACATTAATATGGTATCAAAATTGGCAAAAGATGGATTTAGATTATTAATCACGGTAGATAATGGTGTTAACGCCAAAGAAGCTATATCCCTCGCCAAAGAACATAAAATTGAAGTTATCATTACTGATCACCATACAATTATAGATGGGTTAGAGGATGTTTTTGCATTGCTACACCCTTCTACCACTCCCAATAATTCACCTTATAGACAGCTTGCCGGAGTTGGACTTGCATACATCTTAGCGATAACTCTGGGGGAAAAAATGAATAGACCAGATATCAATAATAAATCTCTAGATCTATTTTGTATTGGAACAATCGGAGATATGGCAGAAATTACCGGTGTTAATAGATTTTTACTATATCACGGTTTAAAAAACTTTATGCATACTAAATGTCTTGGTCTTAGCTTATTACTAAAGTTGTCAGGTGTCAAGCACCATGAGTTAATTAGTGATGCTATAGGGTTTAAAATTGCCCCTAGAATAAATTCTGTTGGAAGATTGGGGGATCCAAGATTAGTTATAGAACTTTTTACTGAAGAGGATAGTAATAAAGCAATAACATTAGCACGAGAATGTGACCAACTTAATAGGCAAAGAAGGGATTTATGTTCCTCAATAGAATTAGAAGCTATCGCTTTGTTAGAAGCAGATGCCGATAAAATTCCCAGTTTTATACTTATTGCTCAAAGACATTGGCACATAGGAGTTATAGGAATTGTCGCTTCGCGAATATCAGATAAATATAACCGTCCAACCGCTATTTTAGGGGGAGACATAAATGGTAATTTTAGAGGTTCAGTACGCTCACCTTTAGAAGAGTTTTCAGTAGACAAAGCCTTAGAGCGCTGTAGTCCTTATCTAATTTCAGGAGGAGGACATCCAGCAGCAGGAGGTTTCACTGTGAAACCACAAAACATATCCATTTTGCAATCCCAATTGAACTCTATAGCCTCAAACCTATCTATTACATTCACTAAAGAAATCAAACCTGAAGCCTACCTTAGCTTTTCTCAAATTGATATGAATCTATGGAACGAAATTAAACGATTAGAACCATTTGGCAACGGAAATAGGCACCCATTGTTCTGGTCGAGAAAATGCAAAGTAACTAATTCAAAGGTTATTAATGGAGGCCATTTAAAAATAGATTTAACTCAGGATAATAAAAACCTTCATTCCATTTATTGGGGCCAAGACTCAAATAAAAACCTACCTGAGATCATTGATATATGTTATAGAATCAATTTAAATAATTATCTAGATAAAAACGAACTTCAACTCGAAATTAAGGCCTTACGGAATTTTCAAAGGCTTATTCCAATCTGTTATGGAAAAAATACATATTCGTGTTACATCGAAGATGATAATATTGTAGTAATAAGGAATCAATTGGGACAAGAGATACGCGCAACCGTCAATAGGGGAGGGGATTTAATCTATGACCAAAAATGGAAGAACCATAAGTATATAGAAAGAATCATAGAAGACGCCTCTGTTGCATGTGGTCTTGTTTTGTAG
- the rpmF gene encoding 50S ribosomal protein L32 has protein sequence MAVPKKKTSKSKRNQRHAVWKAKAATAAERALSIGKSVLTGRARGFVYPLDQEEDED, from the coding sequence ATGGCCGTACCGAAGAAAAAAACCTCCAAAAGCAAGAGAAACCAGCGTCATGCTGTCTGGAAAGCCAAGGCAGCAACAGCAGCCGAACGAGCTCTATCTATAGGTAAGTCAGTTCTTACTGGAAGGGCAAGGGGCTTTGTCTATCCACTTGACCAAGAAGAAGACGAAGATTAA
- a CDS encoding tRNA (cytidine(34)-2'-O)-methyltransferase: protein MLNNYPLTVALYQPCIPQNTGNIARSCAAFKIPLVLIKPLGFSLSDKHLRRAGLDYWPLVEIIIKDNFSSFIESVSPQQRIIGASSHGGIALANMSFNKGDILLFGREDTGLPSEVRNRCDQITCIEMPGKTPQTIKGGVRSLNLSVACAVISYKAASSLHLF, encoded by the coding sequence ATGTTAAATAATTATCCTTTAACTGTTGCCCTTTACCAACCTTGTATTCCACAGAATACTGGAAATATAGCTAGGTCCTGTGCAGCATTTAAAATACCACTAGTTTTAATCAAACCACTCGGCTTTTCTCTTTCCGATAAACATCTTAGAAGAGCAGGTTTAGATTATTGGCCACTTGTAGAGATAATTATTAAAGATAACTTTTCCTCATTTATTGAATCGGTATCACCCCAGCAAAGAATAATTGGTGCAAGTAGCCACGGAGGAATTGCCTTAGCAAATATGTCCTTTAACAAAGGAGATATACTCTTATTTGGAAGGGAGGATACTGGTTTACCTAGCGAGGTTCGTAATAGATGTGACCAAATCACTTGCATAGAAATGCCTGGTAAAACACCTCAGACTATTAAGGGAGGTGTAAGGAGTTTAAATTTGTCAGTAGCTTGTGCTGTCATTTCCTATAAAGCAGCAAGTTCGCTTCATCTATTCTGA
- a CDS encoding cofactor assembly of complex C subunit B, with protein MANSAKYILGFGILFLSLTVLNGALQGQVDPGFLRAEVLAGLSSVCLMLISYLSTEYSPIKAEKKQLKGKQGIQISDQLTKTIREEIAWGSKLILTSTPASSLLIYWNDNVLLRRGIIGNLSFTPGEICKRSLSTGKTISLVKTSLYPGRKELYTFVEDIPSVIILPLESKGLLLVGGWSERCFSISDEKLIECWKEKLINILCKEMS; from the coding sequence ATGGCAAATAGCGCAAAGTACATTTTAGGTTTTGGAATCTTGTTCCTCTCCCTAACTGTGCTTAATGGTGCGTTACAGGGACAAGTAGATCCTGGGTTTCTAAGAGCCGAGGTATTGGCTGGACTTTCATCGGTTTGTTTGATGCTTATATCCTATTTATCTACGGAGTACTCACCGATAAAGGCGGAGAAAAAGCAATTAAAGGGAAAACAGGGTATCCAAATTTCTGACCAATTAACAAAAACTATTAGGGAGGAAATTGCTTGGGGATCAAAGTTAATTTTAACTAGTACACCTGCCTCATCATTATTAATTTATTGGAATGACAATGTACTTCTACGAAGAGGTATAATTGGAAATTTATCCTTTACACCAGGAGAAATATGTAAAAGGTCATTATCAACAGGAAAGACAATCTCATTAGTTAAAACCTCTTTATATCCAGGTCGGAAGGAGTTATATACTTTTGTTGAAGATATACCTTCTGTAATCATACTACCATTAGAGAGCAAAGGACTATTGTTAGTGGGCGGTTGGAGTGAACGTTGTTTTAGTATTTCTGATGAAAAATTAATAGAGTGTTGGAAAGAAAAACTGATAAACATATTATGTAAAGAAATGAGTTGA
- a CDS encoding DUF565 domain-containing protein translates to MNIQNTKLNYIQKKVWFFLTDSITGPWKKRSVGLLSLLIGYYLGSTLTSYYLIKFGERPLVGLMMVFVVELCVRARSSKVLRENSYLVTTIDNLRIGSVYSVVLEAFKLGS, encoded by the coding sequence ATGAATATCCAAAATACAAAGCTTAATTACATACAAAAAAAGGTTTGGTTTTTTCTCACGGATTCAATAACAGGACCATGGAAAAAAAGAAGTGTAGGGCTTTTGTCCCTTTTAATCGGTTATTACCTTGGTAGTACTTTGACCTCATATTATTTAATTAAATTCGGAGAGCGTCCCTTAGTTGGACTTATGATGGTATTTGTAGTTGAGCTATGCGTTAGAGCAAGGTCTTCAAAGGTACTTAGAGAGAACTCATATCTAGTTACCACAATTGACAATTTAAGAATAGGTTCTGTTTATTCTGTTGTACTAGAGGCCTTTAAACTGGGTTCCTGA